From Pelosinus fermentans DSM 17108, the proteins below share one genomic window:
- a CDS encoding PTS ascorbate transporter subunit IIC: protein MSTFTIILEFFRDVLKQPALLMGIMALIGLVALKRPMFKVMTGTLKPILGYLMLGAGADFIVANLTPLGKMIEEGFHITGVVPNNEAIVSVAQKVLGIETMSILVAGLVINLLIARFTKYKYVFLTGHHSFFMACLLSAVLGASGMKGVELILIGGFILGAWSAISPAIGQKYTLKVTDGDEIAMGHFGSLGYYLSAWVGKFAGKPEESTEKMEVPEQWGFLRDTTISTALTMMIFYLIAAFAAGPSYVTTLSGEMSPFLFAIMSALKFAVGVTIVYAGVRMILGDLIPAFQGIATKIIPNAIPAVDCAVFFTYAPTAVVIGFISSFIGGIIGMLLLGTAGGVLIIPGLVPHFFCGATAGIYGNATGGRRGAALGAFVNGLLITFLPAFLLPVLGQLGFQNTTFGDADFGFLGILLGKAYEAVGPTGIYILIAILVIVLLIPNYIKTKAHAINNVQG from the coding sequence ATGTCCACATTTACCATTATTCTAGAATTCTTTCGGGACGTACTGAAACAACCGGCATTATTAATGGGAATTATGGCACTCATCGGGCTGGTAGCTCTAAAAAGACCTATGTTCAAAGTCATGACAGGGACTTTAAAGCCAATTCTAGGCTATTTGATGCTAGGGGCAGGTGCTGATTTTATCGTTGCGAATTTGACACCCCTGGGAAAAATGATTGAAGAAGGTTTTCATATTACTGGCGTAGTTCCTAATAATGAAGCTATCGTTTCCGTAGCACAAAAAGTACTGGGCATTGAAACCATGTCTATTCTCGTAGCTGGTTTGGTAATTAATCTTCTTATTGCAAGATTTACTAAATATAAATATGTGTTTCTAACAGGGCATCATAGTTTCTTTATGGCGTGTCTTCTTTCAGCGGTTCTAGGTGCCTCAGGCATGAAAGGAGTCGAACTGATTCTCATTGGTGGTTTTATTCTTGGGGCATGGAGTGCCATCTCGCCGGCAATTGGTCAGAAATATACGTTAAAGGTGACGGATGGTGATGAAATTGCCATGGGACACTTTGGCAGCCTAGGTTATTATTTATCTGCCTGGGTTGGAAAATTTGCTGGAAAACCAGAAGAAAGTACAGAAAAGATGGAAGTACCCGAGCAATGGGGATTTCTCAGGGATACTACCATATCCACAGCGCTGACCATGATGATATTCTATTTAATTGCAGCTTTTGCTGCGGGACCCAGCTATGTAACCACTTTATCTGGTGAAATGTCACCCTTCCTATTTGCCATCATGTCCGCTCTGAAATTTGCTGTTGGTGTTACCATCGTGTATGCAGGTGTTCGAATGATCCTTGGTGATTTAATCCCTGCTTTTCAAGGAATAGCAACCAAAATCATACCCAACGCAATTCCTGCGGTGGATTGTGCTGTATTTTTTACCTATGCCCCAACAGCTGTGGTAATCGGCTTTATTAGTTCCTTTATTGGCGGTATAATAGGCATGTTACTATTAGGAACTGCTGGAGGTGTGCTCATCATACCAGGGCTTGTTCCGCATTTCTTCTGCGGCGCTACGGCTGGAATCTACGGAAATGCCACTGGTGGCAGAAGAGGAGCTGCATTAGGAGCGTTTGTAAATGGTTTGCTCATTACTTTTTTACCTGCATTTCTGCTTCCTGTCCTTGGGCAGTTAGGATTCCAGAATACAACTTTCGGTGATGCAGATTTTGGTTTCTTAGGAATTTTGTTAGGTAAAGCATATGAGGCAGTAGGTCCAACAGGGATTTATATCCTTATAGCGATTCTAGTAATAGTACTTTTGATTCCAAATTATATAAAAACCAAGGCTCATGCCATTAACAATGTGCAGGGCTAG
- a CDS encoding PTS sugar transporter subunit IIB has product MLTILTVCGNGIGSSIMLKMKIDEICEDHHIKASVESADFNSAQGKKADLIITVKELAYQFEGREVAVVRSYINKKKIEEDVLEILKKIQESKM; this is encoded by the coding sequence ATGCTTACCATCTTAACCGTGTGTGGAAATGGGATTGGCAGCAGTATTATGCTGAAAATGAAAATTGATGAGATTTGTGAAGACCATCATATTAAAGCTTCTGTGGAATCAGCAGATTTTAATTCGGCCCAAGGGAAAAAGGCGGACTTGATTATTACGGTAAAAGAGCTGGCCTATCAATTTGAAGGTCGTGAAGTGGCGGTGGTTCGAAGTTACATTAATAAGAAAAAGATTGAAGAAGATGTTCTTGAGATTCTAAAAAAAATACAAGAAAGTAAAATGTAG
- a CDS encoding carbohydrate kinase family protein gives MKRVMTVYDEVNSKVDVVGLGVSTLDMFTVVDAFPRTREVQKASRMVLDGGGPVATAMVTLAKLGANTIMIDNLGDDWSGLLIAEDFKKYNVQTHCLEIFPEHSSSIANILVEKDTGIRAILYRPGSVPEIRDITKYTPIIQGAKVLHLNGRHLDASLAAIDIAKHAGVKISFDGGANRYNPSMRRIVPKVDICILAKEFALTYTDETKVDRAGESLLKSGLKLVVITDGINGSWVFDNDIGIFHQPAFKMDNVVDTTGCGDSYHGGFLYGLLHNMPLKKCAEFASAVAALNTQTLGGRKGLPSLKTVEMFLRGH, from the coding sequence ATGAAAAGAGTGATGACCGTGTATGATGAAGTGAATAGCAAGGTGGATGTGGTAGGACTTGGGGTATCCACTTTGGATATGTTTACTGTTGTTGACGCCTTTCCTAGGACCAGAGAAGTGCAAAAAGCATCCAGGATGGTTCTTGATGGCGGTGGACCTGTTGCCACAGCGATGGTGACGCTGGCAAAATTAGGAGCCAACACGATAATGATTGACAATCTAGGGGATGATTGGAGCGGCTTGCTGATTGCAGAAGATTTTAAAAAATATAATGTGCAGACTCACTGCCTCGAAATTTTTCCGGAGCACTCTTCTTCAATTGCCAATATACTAGTTGAGAAAGATACTGGCATTCGTGCCATTCTCTATCGTCCTGGATCAGTTCCAGAAATAAGAGACATTACAAAGTATACCCCTATCATACAAGGAGCCAAAGTTCTTCATTTGAATGGGAGGCATTTAGACGCTAGCTTAGCGGCAATCGATATTGCAAAACACGCGGGTGTTAAAATATCATTTGATGGTGGTGCAAATCGATACAACCCAAGTATGCGGCGAATTGTACCAAAGGTAGACATTTGTATTTTGGCAAAGGAATTCGCTCTTACCTATACAGATGAAACTAAAGTGGATCGTGCAGGGGAGTCATTACTAAAATCCGGCTTAAAACTTGTCGTAATAACAGATGGAATCAATGGAAGCTGGGTCTTCGACAACGACATTGGTATCTTTCATCAACCTGCATTTAAAATGGACAATGTGGTAGACACCACAGGATGCGGAGATAGTTATCACGGAGGCTTCTTATATGGACTTCTCCATAACATGCCCCTGAAAAAATGTGCCGAGTTTGCCAGTGCAGTAGCTGCTCTTAATACCCAGACTCTTGGGGGAAGAAAAGGATTGCCATCATTAAAAACCGTTGAGATGTTTTTGCGAGGCCACTGA